A window from Rhizosphaericola mali encodes these proteins:
- a CDS encoding porin family protein, translating into MKKLFLLAVASVGLLSLQAQRFKGNTVTERTKIGIHGGMSVAYLSYGSGYDGYGNYYSNNSDALVGGTYGIDIEMPLKNGWYLQPEVNYTNMGGKDWNTQTDNNNNSYSFKYRDALNYLQVPILIKYKPMLQGFGIYFGPQYGYLLSAKEHYYDGSPSQNVKASSIKNEFALVLGFEYYFPSANDGPSFGLGLRGVAGLTNNVNKDYLYNNFSNVGNIPSTRNNGIYLTAGVRF; encoded by the coding sequence ATGAAAAAATTATTTTTATTAGCAGTTGCTAGCGTTGGACTATTAAGTCTACAAGCGCAGCGTTTTAAGGGAAATACCGTTACAGAAAGAACGAAGATCGGAATACATGGTGGTATGAGCGTAGCTTATTTATCCTATGGAAGTGGTTACGATGGTTATGGTAATTATTATAGCAACAATAGCGATGCGCTTGTTGGGGGCACTTATGGTATAGATATAGAAATGCCATTGAAAAATGGATGGTATTTACAACCAGAAGTAAATTATACCAATATGGGTGGTAAAGATTGGAACACTCAGACGGATAATAATAACAATAGTTATTCATTTAAATATCGAGACGCATTAAACTATTTACAAGTTCCTATTTTGATTAAGTACAAACCTATGTTGCAAGGATTTGGTATTTATTTTGGACCTCAATATGGTTATCTTTTGAGTGCGAAAGAGCATTATTATGATGGTAGCCCTTCACAAAATGTTAAAGCAAGTTCCATTAAAAATGAATTTGCTTTAGTTTTAGGTTTTGAATACTACTTTCCTAGTGCAAATGATGGTCCATCTTTCGGTCTTGGTTTACGTGGTGTAGCTGGTTTAACTAATAATGTAAATAAAGATTATCTATACAACAACTTCTCCAATGTTGGGAATATTCCTTCAACACGTAACAATGGTATTTACTTAACTGCAGGAGTTAGATTCTAA
- a CDS encoding 2,3,4,5-tetrahydropyridine-2,6-dicarboxylate N-succinyltransferase, with translation MKELIEAAWANRELIKEARYIDAVKAVIEDVDKGRLRTAAPTESGEWQVNEWVKQAILMYFGIQKMQTWEAGPLEWYDKMELKHGYEALGIRAVPHAVARYGAYISAGVVLMPSYVNIGAYVDEGTMVDTWATVGSCAQIGKHCHLSGGVGIGGVLEPLQASPVIIEDNCFIGSRAIIVEGVHVGKEAVIGAGVTLTKSTHIIDVSGDAPVTIKGHIPARSVVIPGSYPKQFPAGEYNVNCALIIGKRKASTDVKTSLNDALRDFNVAV, from the coding sequence ATGAAAGAATTAATCGAAGCAGCTTGGGCAAATAGAGAACTAATTAAAGAGGCAAGATATATCGATGCCGTTAAAGCGGTTATTGAAGACGTGGACAAAGGTCGATTAAGAACTGCTGCGCCTACGGAAAGTGGTGAATGGCAAGTAAATGAATGGGTTAAACAGGCAATTTTGATGTATTTTGGTATTCAAAAAATGCAAACTTGGGAAGCTGGCCCTTTGGAATGGTATGATAAAATGGAATTAAAACATGGTTATGAAGCATTAGGCATTCGTGCAGTTCCTCATGCTGTTGCTAGATATGGAGCCTATATTTCTGCTGGCGTTGTATTAATGCCTAGCTATGTCAATATTGGCGCTTATGTTGATGAGGGAACCATGGTAGACACTTGGGCTACAGTGGGAAGTTGTGCTCAGATAGGCAAACATTGTCATTTAAGTGGTGGTGTAGGTATTGGAGGCGTGTTGGAACCATTGCAAGCATCTCCTGTTATCATTGAAGACAATTGCTTTATCGGAAGTAGGGCAATTATCGTAGAAGGCGTACATGTAGGAAAAGAAGCGGTAATCGGTGCGGGTGTTACCTTGACAAAATCTACACATATCATCGACGTTTCTGGGGATGCTCCCGTGACAATCAAAGGTCATATCCCTGCAAGAAGTGTGGTTATTCCAGGCTCTTATCCAAAACAATTCCCCGCTGGAGAATATAATGTCAATTGTGCATTGATTATCGGAAAAAGAAAAGCGAGTACTGACGTGAAGACAAGCTTAAATGACGCTTTGCGTGATTTTAACGTAGCCGTATAA
- a CDS encoding class I SAM-dependent methyltransferase codes for MFEFHGDRKRYFDIQIVNCREYVLPFVEQVKKMQPSMRVLEIGCGEGGVLQPFLEKGCDCVGVEFDTSRTDNAAIWMKEFIDQGKLQIIPKDIYLVDADALGGKFDLIILKDVIEHIHDQAKLMARMQHFLKVDGYIFFGFPPWQMPFGGHQQICHNKWLSKLPYYHLLPMPIYKSILKKYGENVEEMVEIKETGISIERFEKISKDAGYKIAEKTHFLINPIYKWKFGWEAKKQLPIVKDIPWVRNFFTTCVYYMITPK; via the coding sequence ATGTTTGAGTTTCACGGAGATAGGAAAAGGTATTTTGATATTCAGATAGTCAATTGTAGAGAATATGTATTACCCTTTGTTGAACAAGTAAAAAAAATGCAGCCGAGTATGCGCGTCCTAGAGATTGGATGTGGCGAAGGCGGCGTATTACAACCATTTTTGGAAAAAGGTTGTGATTGTGTAGGGGTGGAGTTTGATACAAGTCGTACGGATAATGCGGCTATTTGGATGAAAGAATTTATCGATCAAGGTAAATTGCAAATTATTCCAAAGGATATTTATCTCGTTGATGCAGATGCATTGGGAGGAAAATTTGACTTAATTATTTTAAAAGATGTTATTGAGCATATTCACGATCAAGCCAAATTGATGGCACGTATGCAACATTTTTTAAAAGTTGATGGGTATATTTTCTTTGGTTTCCCACCTTGGCAAATGCCATTTGGAGGCCATCAACAAATCTGTCATAATAAATGGTTATCCAAATTACCTTATTATCATTTACTACCGATGCCTATTTACAAATCCATTTTGAAAAAATATGGTGAAAATGTAGAGGAAATGGTGGAAATTAAGGAAACGGGTATTTCAATAGAAAGATTTGAAAAAATCTCCAAAGACGCAGGATATAAGATTGCCGAAAAAACACATTTTTTGATAAATCCTATTTATAAATGGAAATTTGGATGGGAAGCAAAAAAACAATTACCCATCGTTAAAGATATTCCTTGGGTAAGAAACTTTTTTACCACTTGTGTTTATTACATGATTACTCCAAAATAA
- a CDS encoding 3'-5' exonuclease, which yields MKNYYLFIDTETNGLPKKWGKPYSETENWPNVIQVSWVIYSFDGTYVKEENYYISNPAIQIPEESFAIHHLSQSFLLENGKNILTILPQLEADIAKYDPIVIGHFIEFDESVIAAEFARANLELNMLNQPAFCTMMSSSTLIPTLTTRRWKLTELYFYFYGKEQLHPHNAIYDAKATAECFFTLKERFGLTETSILEQKPLAKMFQNTDAKKKKGWFF from the coding sequence TTGAAAAACTATTACCTATTCATCGATACGGAAACGAATGGATTACCCAAAAAATGGGGAAAACCTTATTCTGAAACTGAAAATTGGCCCAATGTAATACAAGTTTCTTGGGTTATTTATTCTTTTGATGGCACTTATGTAAAGGAAGAGAATTATTATATATCCAATCCTGCTATCCAAATTCCGGAAGAATCATTTGCCATTCATCATTTATCCCAAAGTTTTTTGCTTGAAAATGGCAAAAATATTTTAACCATTTTACCTCAATTAGAAGCCGATATTGCAAAATATGATCCAATCGTCATTGGGCATTTTATTGAATTTGATGAATCTGTAATTGCGGCAGAATTTGCGCGCGCCAATTTGGAATTGAATATGTTAAATCAGCCAGCATTTTGTACGATGATGAGCTCAAGTACTTTGATTCCAACTCTTACGACTAGACGTTGGAAACTCACCGAATTGTATTTTTATTTTTATGGAAAAGAACAATTGCATCCGCATAATGCAATTTATGATGCGAAGGCGACGGCAGAATGTTTTTTTACATTGAAAGAAAGGTTTGGTTTGACAGAAACTTCAATATTAGAACAAAAACCATTGGCTAAAATGTTTCAAAATACAGATGCAAAAAAGAAAAAAGGATGGTTTTTCTGA
- a CDS encoding LOG family protein: protein MENVAKKLPGKKKIYLNGNQNRREELKFAWKVFKEFIKGFRKLYFIGPGITVFGSARFDTENKYYKVAVQFGKEIAKIGFTTITGGGPGIMEAANKGAFEAVGKSVGINIELPHEQHLNPYVNTSVTFTHFFTRKVLLVKYSYAFIIMPGRFGTMDEFFETLTLIQTRTIEQFPIVLFGTEYYQDLLFTIHNMADKGTITKDDLKLVLLTDSVDEAMQHIQKYVDDNYKLVQKRKPSRWLLEK from the coding sequence ATGGAAAATGTAGCGAAAAAATTGCCAGGAAAAAAGAAAATCTACCTCAATGGAAATCAGAATAGACGCGAAGAATTAAAATTTGCATGGAAAGTTTTTAAAGAATTTATCAAGGGTTTTAGAAAATTATATTTTATCGGTCCAGGCATTACGGTTTTCGGATCTGCTAGATTCGATACGGAAAATAAATATTATAAAGTTGCCGTTCAATTTGGAAAAGAAATTGCAAAAATCGGCTTTACGACTATTACTGGCGGCGGTCCGGGTATCATGGAAGCCGCAAACAAAGGTGCATTTGAAGCTGTCGGTAAATCCGTTGGGATAAATATTGAACTACCACATGAACAACATCTCAATCCTTATGTGAATACATCCGTAACCTTTACCCACTTTTTTACCCGAAAAGTATTGTTGGTAAAATATTCCTATGCATTTATCATCATGCCCGGCAGATTTGGAACGATGGACGAATTTTTTGAAACCTTGACTCTTATCCAAACAAGAACGATTGAGCAATTTCCGATTGTATTATTTGGAACAGAATATTATCAAGATTTGTTATTTACCATTCATAATATGGCAGATAAAGGAACCATTACCAAAGATGATTTGAAATTGGTTCTGCTTACTGACAGCGTTGATGAAGCGATGCAACATATTCAAAAATATGTAGATGATAATTATAAATTAGTCCAAAAAAGAAAACCTTCTCGTTGGTTATTGGAAAAATAA
- a CDS encoding HU family DNA-binding protein, with amino-acid sequence MNKAELIAVISEETGITKAQANGAIDSLTGAIELALKKGGKVTLVGFGTFSVSKRKARKGRNPKTGEAIKIKAKKVAHFKAGKQLAEKL; translated from the coding sequence ATGAATAAGGCAGAGTTAATTGCTGTGATTTCGGAAGAGACTGGCATTACAAAAGCGCAAGCAAATGGAGCAATTGATTCTTTGACTGGAGCAATTGAACTAGCATTAAAGAAAGGCGGAAAAGTTACTTTAGTTGGTTTTGGGACATTTTCCGTATCCAAAAGAAAAGCCAGAAAAGGACGCAATCCCAAAACGGGAGAGGCAATAAAAATTAAAGCAAAAAAAGTAGCGCATTTCAAAGCAGGAAAGCAATTGGCAGAAAAGTTATAA
- a CDS encoding alpha/beta hydrolase gives MKRIVAFVLSISLGYFSQAAKVDTIQVFSNAMHKNIKCVVAVPDSYGASAQETKKYPVVYLLHGYSGNYANWANSQNLIKGVDQQQIIAVCPDGGFGSWYFDSPKDSTFKYETFVSKELIKYIDEKYKTIADRKGRAIAGLSMGGHGALFLAIKHQDVYGAAASMSGGVDYTPFPNNWDIAKRLGKYEENKQLWEENTVYYLVQSLKNKALAISFECGVDDFFIGVNRKLHERLLQLKIDHDYAERPGEHNWPYWNNAIQYQLIFFKNYFNKG, from the coding sequence ATGAAACGAATTGTTGCATTTGTCTTAAGCATTTCTTTGGGATATTTTAGTCAAGCTGCCAAAGTGGACACGATTCAAGTGTTCAGTAATGCCATGCACAAAAATATCAAATGTGTGGTTGCTGTACCTGATAGTTACGGCGCCTCAGCTCAAGAGACGAAAAAGTATCCTGTTGTATACCTTTTACATGGTTATAGTGGCAATTATGCCAATTGGGCCAATTCGCAAAACCTTATCAAAGGCGTGGATCAGCAACAGATTATCGCGGTATGTCCAGATGGAGGGTTTGGAAGTTGGTATTTTGATAGTCCCAAAGATTCCACTTTCAAATACGAAACTTTTGTATCAAAAGAATTAATAAAATATATAGACGAAAAATATAAAACCATCGCAGATCGAAAAGGGCGTGCGATAGCGGGCTTAAGCATGGGTGGGCATGGAGCTTTATTTTTAGCCATAAAACATCAAGATGTTTACGGTGCTGCGGCAAGCATGAGCGGTGGTGTAGATTATACACCATTTCCTAATAATTGGGATATCGCCAAAAGATTGGGGAAATATGAAGAAAATAAACAATTGTGGGAAGAAAATACCGTTTATTATCTTGTTCAATCTTTGAAAAATAAAGCGCTCGCAATTAGTTTTGAATGTGGCGTGGATGATTTTTTTATTGGTGTAAATAGGAAATTGCACGAAAGACTTTTACAATTGAAAATTGATCATGATTATGCAGAACGACCAGGCGAACACAACTGGCCGTATTGGAATAATGCCATTCAGTATCAATTGATTTTTTTCAAAAATTATTTTAATAAGGGATAA
- a CDS encoding L-threonylcarbamoyladenylate synthase, with translation MNNDFTNDLEQCVQILKKGGIILYPTDTVWGLGCDATNAEAVEKIIQLKHRPANKSFVTLLADERDLIHYVAAPDLAVFDFVKAQERPTTVIYDNALGLADNVVSDNGSIAIRLCRDEFCKKIIQRLKKPIVSTSANISGHPAPAIFPEIEKEIVDGVDYAVNYRREDTQRSAPSQIIKWDNGEVVFLRK, from the coding sequence ATGAACAATGACTTTACAAATGATTTGGAACAATGCGTTCAAATCTTGAAAAAAGGTGGAATTATTTTGTATCCGACAGATACCGTTTGGGGTTTGGGATGTGATGCGACGAATGCCGAAGCAGTAGAAAAAATCATTCAATTAAAACATCGTCCTGCCAATAAAAGTTTTGTCACTTTGTTAGCCGATGAGCGAGATTTAATTCATTACGTAGCGGCACCAGATTTGGCGGTTTTTGATTTTGTAAAAGCGCAAGAACGTCCGACAACAGTTATCTATGACAATGCCTTGGGGTTGGCGGACAACGTAGTTTCGGATAATGGTTCGATTGCTATTCGCCTTTGTAGAGATGAGTTTTGTAAAAAAATAATTCAAAGATTGAAAAAGCCTATCGTGAGCACTTCTGCTAATATCAGCGGTCATCCTGCGCCAGCTATTTTTCCTGAAATTGAAAAAGAAATCGTCGATGGTGTCGATTATGCGGTGAATTATCGAAGAGAAGATACGCAAAGAAGTGCGCCCAGTCAGATCATCAAATGGGATAATGGTGAAGTCGTTTTTTTAAGAAAATAA
- the mnmA gene encoding tRNA 2-thiouridine(34) synthase MnmA, with amino-acid sequence MSSKGKVLVAMSGGIDSTVTALMLNEQGYEVIGITMKTWDYASSGGGHKETGCCNVDSFNDARMAAVQHGFPHYILDIREEFGGFVIENFVEEYLAGRTPNPCVMCNTHIKWSALLKRANALGCDYIATGHYGKIGKTEEGRYYLTKGVDETKDQSYVLWGLSQELLSRTLLPLGDYRKTEIRKMALDFGYPELAKKSESYEICFVPDNDYRGFLKRHVDGLEEKVEGGWFIDQEGKKLGKHKGYPFYTIGQRKGLEIALGKPAYVTAIDPDTNTVTLGEEKDLEAFEMTVAKMNWIKYAGVEAEGRDVIAKIRYRDKGALCKIFPTDDGKVKVRFYENVKGIAPGQSAVFYEGDDVIGGGIIQRDMPVQLNKAEVLVEVK; translated from the coding sequence ATGAGTAGCAAAGGAAAGGTGTTGGTGGCGATGAGCGGAGGTATAGATAGTACAGTAACCGCTCTTATGCTCAATGAACAAGGATATGAAGTTATAGGTATCACTATGAAAACTTGGGACTATGCCTCGAGTGGTGGTGGTCATAAGGAAACGGGCTGTTGCAATGTAGATAGCTTTAATGATGCGAGAATGGCGGCTGTGCAGCATGGATTTCCGCATTATATTTTGGATATCAGAGAAGAGTTTGGCGGATTTGTAATTGAAAACTTCGTTGAAGAATATTTGGCGGGTCGTACGCCCAATCCATGTGTAATGTGTAATACACATATTAAATGGTCTGCACTTTTGAAACGTGCTAATGCATTGGGTTGTGATTATATAGCGACAGGGCATTATGGAAAAATAGGCAAAACGGAAGAGGGGCGTTATTATTTAACGAAAGGCGTTGATGAAACAAAAGACCAAAGTTATGTGCTTTGGGGCTTAAGTCAAGAATTATTGAGTCGTACATTATTGCCCTTAGGAGATTATCGTAAAACAGAAATTCGCAAAATGGCTTTAGATTTTGGATATCCAGAATTGGCTAAGAAAAGTGAAAGTTATGAAATCTGTTTTGTACCAGACAATGACTATCGTGGTTTTTTGAAAAGACACGTAGATGGTTTGGAAGAAAAAGTTGAAGGTGGTTGGTTTATAGATCAAGAAGGTAAAAAATTAGGCAAACATAAAGGTTATCCTTTTTATACTATTGGTCAACGTAAAGGTTTGGAAATCGCCTTAGGTAAGCCTGCTTATGTAACTGCTATTGATCCGGACACCAATACGGTGACTTTGGGCGAAGAAAAAGATTTAGAAGCGTTCGAAATGACAGTAGCTAAAATGAATTGGATCAAATATGCTGGAGTTGAAGCGGAAGGACGAGATGTAATTGCAAAAATTCGTTATCGTGACAAAGGTGCTTTATGTAAAATTTTCCCAACAGACGATGGTAAAGTGAAAGTTCGTTTTTATGAAAATGTAAAAGGAATTGCTCCTGGTCAAAGTGCTGTTTTCTACGAAGGTGATGATGTTATTGGTGGTGGTATTATCCAAAGAGATATGCCCGTTCAATTAAATAAAGCCGAAGTATTAGTAGAAGTAAAATAA
- a CDS encoding NAD(P)H-hydrate dehydratase, with protein sequence MKLLNASQIHQWDQITIQNQQLTSLELMERAAKKCVDWIVENLDKKSTIYIFCGRGNNGGDGLAIAKLLLSLDFNIQVNILAGEKSSADFEANLKALKSTSLEINELHSANDFPKLEANCYVVDALFGSGINKPLNGLPLELANYLNNFSPKKVIAIDVPSGMFLDHSSYGNTIIQADEILTFQTYKQCFFIAENAQYLGNIHVLDIGLDAEFPYTQESNFEITDANFAKNIYQPRNPFGHKGTFGHALLIAGSQGKYGAALMAAHACLRTGVGLLTCNFPEEIAMPLAITLPEAMSMKRNETIDWDKYKSIGIGPGLGMESFDIIKDVLTHTKSPLLIDADGLNMIAANDELKSLIPQNAILTPHPKEFERLFGKTANEFDRIDLALQKSQELHCVIVLKGHNTLIAADGVGYFNTTGNVGLATGGSGDTLSGIITSLLAQGYISKNAAILGVYLHGLAADLALSKQSVESLLPSDLNQYLGMAFKSLG encoded by the coding sequence ATGAAACTTTTAAATGCATCACAAATACATCAATGGGATCAAATTACGATTCAAAACCAACAACTTACATCGTTGGAATTGATGGAGCGTGCTGCTAAAAAATGTGTGGATTGGATCGTTGAAAATTTGGATAAAAAAAGTACGATTTATATTTTTTGTGGTCGTGGTAATAATGGCGGAGACGGTTTGGCGATTGCAAAATTGTTGCTGTCATTAGATTTTAATATTCAGGTAAATATTTTGGCTGGGGAAAAATCAAGCGCTGATTTTGAGGCAAATTTGAAGGCATTAAAATCAACTTCTCTAGAAATAAATGAGCTTCATTCTGCAAATGATTTCCCCAAATTAGAAGCTAATTGTTATGTGGTCGATGCTTTATTTGGAAGTGGAATAAATAAGCCATTGAATGGATTGCCACTTGAATTAGCGAATTATCTCAATAATTTTTCGCCTAAAAAGGTCATCGCAATTGACGTTCCTTCTGGAATGTTTTTGGACCATTCTTCATATGGAAATACTATCATTCAGGCGGATGAAATTTTGACTTTTCAAACATATAAGCAATGTTTTTTCATCGCAGAGAATGCCCAATATTTGGGAAATATTCATGTTTTGGATATTGGTTTAGATGCTGAATTCCCCTATACGCAAGAATCTAATTTTGAAATTACCGACGCCAATTTTGCAAAAAATATTTATCAACCCAGAAATCCATTCGGACATAAAGGTACTTTTGGACATGCATTACTCATTGCAGGAAGCCAAGGTAAATATGGTGCTGCACTGATGGCGGCACATGCTTGTTTGCGTACTGGTGTGGGCTTGTTAACTTGTAATTTTCCCGAAGAAATTGCCATGCCATTGGCAATCACTTTGCCCGAAGCTATGTCGATGAAACGCAATGAGACAATTGATTGGGATAAATATAAAAGTATTGGGATCGGTCCAGGTTTGGGGATGGAATCATTTGATATTATAAAAGACGTGTTGACGCACACCAAATCTCCATTGTTGATCGACGCAGACGGATTGAATATGATTGCGGCAAATGACGAATTAAAATCGCTTATTCCTCAAAATGCGATACTAACACCGCATCCCAAAGAATTTGAACGATTATTTGGAAAGACTGCAAATGAATTTGATCGGATTGATTTGGCTTTACAAAAAAGTCAAGAATTGCATTGTGTTATCGTTTTAAAAGGACATAATACATTGATTGCAGCAGACGGAGTAGGATATTTCAATACAACGGGCAACGTCGGATTAGCTACAGGTGGGAGCGGAGATACCTTGAGCGGAATTATAACTTCCTTGCTTGCACAAGGCTATATTTCAAAAAATGCTGCAATTTTGGGTGTGTATTTACATGGCTTAGCTGCGGATTTAGCATTATCCAAACAGTCTGTCGAAAGTCTCTTACCGAGTGATTTAAATCAATATTTGGGAATGGCTTTCAAAAGCTTAGGTTAA
- a CDS encoding exodeoxyribonuclease III — protein MRIISYNLNGIRAAVKKGFIEWLQTDPADIICVQETKAHEVDIPQKELEALGYHTYWYSAEKKGYSGVGVITKTAPKFVQKGNGVLQSDAEGRVIRLDFEHFTLINAYFPSGTSGDVRQDYKYQWLDEFYTYVNDLKKSQANIIVTGDYNIAHTEIDIHDPKGNKKSSGFLPEERAWMDKYLAAGWIDSFRFVHPDRLGAYSWWSQRFPSVRLNNKGWRIDYITVTKDLEKNIVGAEIYPDVKHSDHCPISVDLKF, from the coding sequence ATGCGTATTATCTCTTATAATCTCAATGGAATACGAGCCGCGGTCAAAAAAGGCTTTATCGAATGGTTGCAAACTGATCCTGCAGACATAATTTGTGTACAGGAGACAAAGGCGCATGAAGTGGACATTCCGCAGAAAGAATTAGAGGCTTTGGGATATCATACTTATTGGTATTCTGCCGAGAAGAAAGGCTATAGTGGTGTTGGCGTAATTACGAAAACTGCACCAAAATTTGTCCAAAAAGGAAATGGCGTTTTGCAAAGTGATGCAGAAGGGCGTGTGATTCGTTTAGATTTTGAACATTTTACTTTGATTAATGCCTATTTTCCTTCTGGTACAAGTGGTGATGTACGCCAAGATTATAAATATCAATGGTTAGATGAATTTTACACTTATGTAAATGATCTGAAAAAATCCCAAGCTAATATTATTGTAACAGGAGACTATAATATTGCACATACGGAGATCGATATTCACGATCCGAAAGGTAATAAAAAATCGAGTGGTTTCCTACCAGAAGAACGTGCTTGGATGGATAAATACTTGGCTGCGGGTTGGATCGATAGTTTCCGATTCGTACATCCTGATCGTTTAGGCGCTTATAGTTGGTGGAGTCAAAGGTTTCCATCCGTTCGGTTAAATAATAAGGGTTGGCGGATCGATTATATTACAGTGACAAAAGATTTGGAAAAAAATATTGTAGGAGCGGAGATTTATCCTGATGTAAAACATAGTGATCATTGTCCTATCTCCGTGGATTTAAAATTTTAG
- a CDS encoding phosphatase PAP2-related protein, with protein sequence MSKDTRDNYTSVAIDWQTAMKITQYKTMFFVGLFVTIAMVTCLPAFFHVIQIRSGVILHDPIVDSLPAYDLSIPVFLVLWSVISLSVLRAFQSPQQCILTVYAILFLLTLRYISVSLVALDPPARLIPLRDPLSNLTYGHKNYITKDLFFSGHTSSMFICFLLLNRKPEKIFALCATVAIAIFVLIQHVHYTIDVIAAPFFTYLAYRLSKKVTQLG encoded by the coding sequence ATGTCAAAAGATACCAGAGATAATTATACGAGTGTTGCTATCGATTGGCAAACTGCCATGAAAATCACTCAATACAAAACCATGTTTTTTGTAGGTTTATTCGTTACCATTGCGATGGTGACTTGTTTGCCTGCATTTTTTCATGTGATACAGATTCGCTCTGGAGTCATTTTGCATGATCCTATTGTTGATAGTTTACCTGCTTACGATTTATCTATTCCTGTATTTTTGGTATTGTGGAGCGTTATTAGTTTGAGTGTTTTGCGTGCGTTTCAATCGCCACAGCAGTGTATTTTGACTGTTTATGCTATCTTATTTTTGTTGACATTAAGATATATTTCTGTTTCGTTAGTAGCGTTGGATCCTCCTGCTCGATTAATTCCTTTGAGAGATCCATTAAGTAATTTGACTTACGGCCACAAAAATTATATAACCAAAGATTTGTTTTTCTCTGGTCACACTTCCTCTATGTTTATCTGTTTCCTATTATTAAATAGAAAACCAGAAAAAATATTTGCACTTTGTGCAACCGTTGCAATTGCTATATTTGTACTGATTCAGCACGTACATTATACAATTGACGTAATTGCGGCTCCATTCTTTACTTATTTGGCGTACAGATTAAGTAAAAAAGTTACGCAATTGGGATAA
- a CDS encoding DUF4286 family protein, producing MENAVLFIHNETLKIDWQIHDSWKDWILEKRIPILKKIEGVTEVRLLKLVGLDETDGPTYALQLGFYAKSDYNRYIELERNNLNGIASALWGDLVLGFETTMENVLI from the coding sequence ATGGAAAATGCAGTTTTATTTATACACAATGAAACCTTGAAAATTGATTGGCAAATACACGATTCATGGAAAGATTGGATTTTGGAAAAACGTATTCCAATTTTGAAAAAAATTGAAGGCGTGACAGAAGTTCGGTTGTTGAAATTAGTTGGTTTGGACGAAACTGATGGACCAACTTATGCTTTGCAATTAGGGTTCTATGCCAAATCAGATTACAATAGATATATCGAATTAGAAAGAAATAATCTGAACGGAATCGCCTCTGCGCTTTGGGGTGATTTGGTTTTGGGTTTTGAAACGACCATGGAAAATGTACTCATTTAA
- a CDS encoding 30S ribosomal protein THX, which yields MGRGDKKSKKGKIFMGSFGKIRPARPVKAKAAEKKEA from the coding sequence ATGGGAAGAGGAGATAAAAAATCTAAGAAGGGTAAAATCTTCATGGGTTCTTTCGGAAAAATTCGCCCTGCAAGACCTGTAAAGGCTAAAGCAGCAGAAAAAAAAGAAGCTTAG